In the genome of Bryobacteraceae bacterium, one region contains:
- a CDS encoding Gfo/Idh/MocA family oxidoreductase produces MSEISRRHILGGAGAAFQIIRPELVRGAGNERLKAGLIGVGGRGRQAVVDLITGSENVDVVAMADIFEDKLEGNLKWLKAKEPVVADRVKVDAEHRFVGFDAYKKLVASDIDIVMLATPPGYRPMHFEAAIEAGKHVFCEKPFGTDPVGVRRFMDAAKKSEEKKLTVMSGAQRRFSREYVETIDKIKNGVIGDVVATYAYWVGTPVIQQKARDPKLGEMEWQHRNWYSNVWLCGDQVVEQHLHNIDVICWLMGTHPISVVAYGGAAWRPKEEIYGTIYDHIAADFVFANGVRMSSYCRQFPARDMYRNVSELAIGAKGRSNCRELGTKGENPYVAEHRAMIDSIRGSGPYVNHAMAVAESTMTCIMARESAYSGYEITWDQIMESKLDRSPKAFGYKEQMPMTPLPVPGQYKLL; encoded by the coding sequence ATGAGCGAAATCTCGCGTCGTCATATTCTCGGCGGGGCCGGCGCCGCATTCCAGATCATCCGGCCGGAGTTGGTGCGTGGAGCGGGCAACGAACGACTGAAGGCTGGTCTCATCGGAGTCGGCGGACGCGGGCGCCAGGCGGTGGTGGATCTCATCACCGGCTCGGAGAACGTCGACGTCGTCGCGATGGCCGACATCTTCGAGGACAAGCTCGAAGGCAATTTGAAGTGGCTGAAGGCGAAAGAGCCCGTGGTTGCCGACCGCGTGAAGGTGGACGCCGAACACCGCTTCGTCGGCTTCGACGCGTACAAGAAGCTCGTCGCATCCGATATCGACATCGTGATGCTCGCCACACCCCCCGGCTACCGGCCCATGCACTTCGAGGCGGCCATCGAAGCCGGCAAGCACGTCTTCTGCGAGAAGCCGTTCGGCACCGATCCGGTGGGCGTGCGGCGGTTCATGGACGCGGCGAAGAAGTCCGAAGAGAAGAAACTGACGGTGATGTCGGGCGCGCAGCGGCGTTTCAGCCGCGAGTACGTGGAGACGATCGACAAGATCAAGAATGGCGTCATCGGCGATGTCGTCGCCACCTACGCCTATTGGGTTGGCACGCCGGTGATTCAGCAGAAGGCGCGCGATCCGAAGCTCGGCGAGATGGAATGGCAGCACCGCAACTGGTATTCGAACGTGTGGCTGTGCGGCGATCAGGTCGTGGAGCAGCACCTCCATAACATCGACGTGATCTGCTGGCTGATGGGGACGCACCCGATCTCGGTGGTCGCCTACGGCGGCGCGGCATGGCGGCCGAAGGAAGAGATCTACGGCACCATTTACGATCACATCGCCGCCGACTTCGTCTTCGCCAACGGAGTGCGGATGTCGAGCTATTGCCGCCAGTTCCCCGCCCGCGACATGTACCGCAACGTGAGCGAGCTCGCCATCGGCGCCAAGGGCCGCAGCAATTGCCGCGAACTCGGCACGAAGGGCGAGAACCCATATGTCGCCGAACATCGCGCGATGATCGATTCGATCCGCGGCAGCGGACCTTACGTGAACCACGCGATGGCGGTCGCCGAAAGCACCATGACTTGCATCATGGCCCGCGAGTCGGCGTACTCCGGCTACGAGATCACGTGGGACCAGATCATGGAATCCAAGCTCGACCGTTCGCCCAAGGCGTTCGGCTACAAGGAGCAGATGCCGATGACGCCGCTGCCGGTGCCCGGCCAGTATAAGCTGCTATAG
- a CDS encoding PadR family transcriptional regulator: MGIRENELLPGTLDLMILQAVEAAPAHGYAIMEAIWAGSGELFRVEEGALYPALHRLQVRGWLKAEWGASEANRKAKFYGLTAAGRKQFTKERARWNRVADGMRKLLGSES, translated from the coding sequence ATGGGAATCCGTGAAAACGAATTGCTGCCCGGCACGCTGGACCTGATGATCCTCCAGGCCGTCGAGGCCGCCCCGGCCCACGGCTACGCAATCATGGAGGCCATCTGGGCCGGCTCGGGCGAACTGTTCCGGGTGGAGGAAGGCGCTCTCTACCCGGCGCTACATCGCCTGCAGGTGAGAGGCTGGCTCAAGGCGGAGTGGGGCGCGTCGGAAGCCAATCGAAAAGCGAAGTTCTACGGCCTCACCGCCGCCGGCCGCAAGCAATTCACCAAGGAACGCGCCCGATGGAACCGCGTCGCCGACGGCATGCGCAAGCTGCTCGGGAGCGAATCATGA
- a CDS encoding DUF2157 domain-containing protein, with protein MTQPWERHLRRWQAAGFIDEAAGARIREFEANETPRLRWPVIVALTLGGLLVAAGILLFVAAHWDRLGPAARFTLVAAALAALHGCGAYSAWRFPALSATLHTTGTAVFGGAIALAGQIFNLSEHWPTGILLWAAGAWAGWWLLRDWPHVVLAALLTPAWLIAEWSVGTDASHRTIAGFAVLTSIAYLAAPRFEADRFWRQALAWIGAAALLPAAAWAAIAGATPGVFSFALPLALAVLLRGREAWPVAGFAAFVAARQVFDGDLSIYVWCAVGAVALILWGIREGRADRVNLGMAAFAVTVAVFYSSHVLDALDRSLGLAGLGVLFLAGGWLLERLRRRVIAGLGRPS; from the coding sequence ATGACCCAACCGTGGGAAAGGCACCTTCGTCGTTGGCAGGCGGCCGGCTTCATCGACGAAGCGGCCGGCGCACGAATCCGCGAGTTCGAAGCGAATGAGACTCCCCGGCTTCGGTGGCCGGTGATCGTCGCGCTGACCCTGGGCGGCCTGCTCGTCGCCGCCGGAATTCTATTGTTCGTGGCCGCGCACTGGGATCGGCTCGGTCCCGCCGCGCGATTCACACTCGTCGCCGCCGCCCTCGCCGCGCTGCATGGATGCGGCGCATACAGCGCCTGGCGATTTCCGGCGCTCTCCGCCACGCTCCACACCACCGGCACGGCCGTGTTCGGCGGCGCTATCGCGCTCGCAGGGCAGATTTTCAATCTCTCGGAACACTGGCCCACCGGGATTCTGCTTTGGGCGGCCGGCGCGTGGGCCGGATGGTGGCTGTTGCGCGATTGGCCCCACGTCGTCCTCGCCGCGCTGCTGACGCCGGCCTGGCTGATCGCCGAGTGGTCGGTCGGCACGGACGCTTCGCATCGCACCATCGCCGGTTTCGCGGTGCTCACTTCCATCGCCTATCTTGCCGCGCCGCGCTTCGAGGCCGATCGATTCTGGCGGCAGGCTCTGGCATGGATCGGCGCGGCAGCATTGCTGCCGGCCGCGGCCTGGGCCGCCATCGCCGGCGCTACTCCCGGTGTCTTCTCATTTGCATTGCCGTTGGCATTGGCCGTGCTGCTGCGGGGGAGGGAAGCGTGGCCGGTGGCTGGCTTCGCCGCTTTTGTCGCTGCGCGCCAGGTCTTCGACGGCGACCTCTCCATCTACGTGTGGTGCGCCGTTGGCGCCGTGGCGCTCATCCTCTGGGGAATCCGCGAGGGGCGCGCGGACCGGGTCAACCTCGGCATGGCCGCGTTCGCGGTCACGGTCGCGGTTTTCTATTCCTCCCATGTACTCGACGCGCTGGACCGTTCGCTTGGCCTCGCCGGTCTGGGCGTTCTGTTCCTCGCCGGCGGATGGCTGCTCGAGCGGTTGCGCCGCCGCGTCATCGCCGGACTCGGGAGGCCGTCGTGA
- a CDS encoding 30S ribosomal protein S1: protein MSIPETNEQPVAQGAAADPPPAPVDSQDDASFGDLLSEFEREHASPAAGESPSIEGTVLTVNDIAVLVDIGRKHEGILPAEAVRDATGAPRVKPGDTIQVNIGGRDENGYYLLSVFKVVAPKDWSGLEKALADKAVITGTVEEVIKGGLRVDVGARAFLPASRSGARDVPEMEALVGKQIECRVTKLDIEREDVVVDRRGVLEERAAKAREEAFNALQEGTVVEGAVRNIMEFGAFIDLGGVDGLLHVTDMTWIRGAKPTDVVRMGDKVRVQILRIDREKRKIGLGLKQLTPDPWTVAIQSLEPNMRVKGKVVRVTDFGAFVEIQPGVEGLVHVSEMSWSRKQKRPADIVKVGEMVDVQILSIKPEDKRIALGLKQTLGDPWEEAVAKFPVGSVVEGPITNLAPFGAFVELGEGVEGMIHIGDIVNEKRLQHPRDVLQTGQIVKAQVLDVDQGRKRFRLGMKQLEPTSADEYIAEHKVGDTVTGRIVEASGSSARVELADGVRAICRLVRKEEAKTSVEAPPSADLSSSIAALAARWKQGTVSASSPAAGPKAGEVRRFRISHLDPAKKQIDVELAE from the coding sequence ATGAGCATTCCCGAAACCAACGAACAGCCCGTGGCGCAGGGCGCCGCGGCTGACCCCCCCCCCGCGCCGGTAGATTCCCAGGACGACGCCTCCTTTGGAGATCTCCTCTCCGAGTTCGAGCGGGAGCACGCTTCTCCCGCCGCCGGCGAGTCGCCCTCGATCGAAGGCACCGTCCTCACTGTGAACGATATCGCCGTGCTCGTCGACATCGGCCGCAAGCACGAAGGGATCCTCCCGGCGGAAGCGGTGCGGGACGCCACTGGCGCTCCTCGGGTGAAGCCGGGCGATACGATCCAGGTGAATATCGGGGGGCGCGACGAGAACGGCTACTACCTGCTCAGCGTGTTCAAGGTAGTGGCGCCGAAGGACTGGTCCGGCCTCGAGAAGGCGCTGGCCGACAAGGCGGTGATCACCGGGACGGTGGAAGAAGTGATCAAGGGCGGCCTGCGCGTGGACGTGGGCGCGAGAGCCTTTCTGCCCGCCTCGCGAAGCGGCGCGCGCGACGTCCCGGAGATGGAGGCGCTCGTCGGCAAACAGATCGAGTGCCGGGTGACGAAGCTCGACATCGAACGCGAAGATGTCGTCGTCGACCGGCGGGGCGTGCTTGAAGAACGGGCGGCGAAGGCGAGAGAAGAGGCGTTCAACGCTCTGCAGGAAGGGACGGTTGTCGAAGGCGCCGTGCGCAACATCATGGAGTTCGGCGCTTTTATCGATCTCGGCGGCGTCGACGGCCTGTTGCACGTCACCGATATGACTTGGATTCGCGGCGCAAAGCCCACCGACGTGGTTCGGATGGGCGACAAGGTCCGCGTTCAGATTCTGCGGATCGACCGTGAAAAGCGTAAGATCGGTCTCGGCCTGAAGCAGCTCACGCCGGACCCTTGGACGGTGGCTATCCAATCCCTCGAGCCCAACATGCGCGTGAAGGGCAAGGTGGTGCGCGTCACCGATTTCGGCGCGTTCGTCGAGATCCAGCCCGGAGTGGAAGGGCTGGTTCACGTTTCGGAGATGAGCTGGTCCCGGAAGCAGAAGCGCCCGGCCGACATCGTGAAAGTGGGCGAAATGGTCGACGTGCAGATCCTGTCGATCAAGCCGGAGGATAAGCGGATCGCGCTTGGCCTCAAGCAGACGCTGGGCGACCCATGGGAAGAGGCCGTGGCCAAGTTCCCGGTGGGTTCCGTGGTGGAGGGGCCGATCACGAATCTGGCGCCATTCGGCGCTTTCGTCGAGTTGGGCGAAGGCGTGGAAGGCATGATCCACATCGGAGACATCGTGAACGAAAAGCGCTTGCAGCACCCGCGCGACGTGCTGCAGACCGGGCAGATCGTGAAGGCCCAGGTGCTCGACGTGGACCAGGGCCGGAAGCGCTTCCGCCTCGGCATGAAGCAGCTCGAGCCGACCTCCGCCGATGAGTACATCGCCGAGCACAAGGTGGGCGACACGGTGACCGGGCGGATTGTGGAGGCATCCGGGTCGAGCGCCCGGGTGGAGCTGGCCGACGGCGTCCGTGCGATCTGCCGGCTTGTCAGGAAAGAAGAGGCGAAGACGTCCGTCGAGGCCCCGCCGTCAGCCGACCTGTCATCGTCCATCGCGGCGCTGGCCGCCCGGTGGAAACAGGGGACGGTATCGGCATCGAGCCCGGCCGCCGGGCCGAAGGCGGGTGAAGTGCGGCGGTTCCGCATCAGCCACCTCGATCCGGCCAAGAAGCAGATCGACGTGGAGTTAGCGGAGTAG
- a CDS encoding ATP-binding protein — protein MKLGWMDAVWVVLFTALAVVSPTRNEAEIEVLALLAGMQIAEPRIPFFQTRRGALAAVGIKLLLGYLLVGVTGAISSTYYLILLVPVVSAVTTMGALGFALVSALACGAYLSFLLILDWNRYQILPTDARELALRVLLFVVLAVLMHQLARAVREQSRQFLETAERLAEANRSLAAAEAEARRNERLAAIGQLMAGLAHELRNPLGTMKASAEMLLKQIPAEENIPHELAGYIRDEVDRTNSLVTRFLDFAKPLELRPAPTDVNELLDRAIAQIERRTPPVEVTIHRNYSPDVRPVTIDEMLMERVFYNLLLNAAEASPPGGTITVKSRPVGTGVEVAVIDRGSGIDAAQRENIFNPFFTTKPAGTGLGLAIVNKIVAEHGGAVAVESQPGEGSVFRVILGERQ, from the coding sequence ATGAAGCTCGGATGGATGGATGCGGTCTGGGTGGTGCTGTTCACCGCTCTGGCGGTGGTGAGCCCCACCCGCAACGAAGCCGAGATCGAAGTGTTGGCGCTTTTGGCCGGCATGCAGATCGCCGAACCGAGAATCCCGTTTTTTCAAACACGGCGGGGCGCGCTCGCCGCCGTCGGCATCAAGCTCCTGCTCGGCTATTTGTTGGTGGGCGTCACCGGAGCGATCAGTTCCACGTACTACCTGATCCTGCTGGTACCCGTGGTATCCGCAGTCACGACGATGGGCGCGCTCGGTTTCGCTCTGGTGAGCGCTCTGGCGTGCGGCGCGTACCTCTCTTTCCTGCTGATCCTCGACTGGAACCGGTACCAGATCCTCCCCACCGACGCGCGCGAGCTGGCGCTCCGCGTCCTCCTCTTCGTCGTGCTGGCGGTTCTGATGCACCAACTGGCGCGGGCCGTCCGGGAGCAATCGCGGCAGTTCCTCGAAACCGCCGAACGCCTGGCGGAGGCGAACCGCTCGCTCGCCGCCGCCGAAGCCGAGGCGCGCCGTAACGAACGTCTCGCCGCGATTGGCCAGTTGATGGCCGGCCTCGCCCATGAACTGCGGAATCCGCTCGGCACGATGAAGGCGTCGGCGGAGATGCTGCTCAAACAGATCCCGGCGGAGGAGAACATCCCGCACGAGCTCGCCGGCTACATCCGCGACGAAGTCGATCGCACGAACTCGCTCGTCACCCGCTTTCTCGACTTCGCAAAGCCGCTCGAACTGCGCCCGGCCCCAACCGACGTCAACGAACTGCTCGACCGCGCCATCGCCCAAATCGAACGCCGCACTCCGCCCGTGGAGGTGACCATCCACCGGAACTATTCGCCCGATGTCCGGCCGGTGACGATCGACGAGATGCTGATGGAACGCGTCTTCTACAACCTGCTGCTCAATGCCGCCGAGGCCAGTCCCCCCGGGGGCACGATCACCGTAAAGTCGCGCCCGGTGGGCACGGGCGTGGAGGTGGCGGTGATCGACCGCGGTTCCGGCATCGACGCGGCGCAGCGCGAAAACATCTTCAATCCCTTCTTCACCACGAAGCCCGCGGGTACCGGTCTCGGGCTGGCGATCGTCAACAAGATCGTGGCCGAGCACGGGGGCGCCGTCGCCGTGGAAAGCCAGCCCGGCGAAGGGAGCGTCTTCCGGGTGATCCTGGGAGAACGGCAATGA
- a CDS encoding sigma-54 dependent transcriptional regulator: MSARILVIEDEERLRRVVELQLRSAGYEVDMAGSAEAGLPSADKADLILTDLRLPGLNGLKLIGELRKKGVAAPVIVMTAFSSVETAVEAMKVGAQDFLPKPFSMDHLMTVVEKALEVRALRVENRSLREQLGARYDVGNIVASSAAMREALEMVRRVAPTKATVLLVGESGVGKDLIARAIHYHSPRHDKQFVKINCTAIPENLMESELFGYEKGAFTGASASKPGKFEQADGGTIFLDEIGDVPVSLQVKLLRVLQDREFERLGSNKTRQVDVRVIAATNADLKKALADGSFREDLYYRLNVMPIAIKPLRERREDIPGLVRLFLDAATQEHGLQVDSLSDEAMKLLVSHNWPGNVRQLQNVIERSVLLCEGARLEAADIRLDSTLAPKPLDGEFFPPAGMTLDEFEQAILREALRRAGGNKSQAARMLGLTRNALRYRLTQMGIEA; this comes from the coding sequence ATGAGCGCACGGATTCTGGTGATCGAGGATGAGGAACGCCTGCGGCGCGTGGTGGAGTTGCAGTTGCGGTCGGCCGGCTACGAGGTGGATATGGCCGGCTCGGCCGAAGCGGGCCTTCCTTCCGCCGACAAGGCGGACCTGATTCTCACCGACCTGCGCCTTCCCGGGCTAAATGGCCTCAAGCTGATCGGCGAGCTTCGCAAGAAGGGCGTGGCCGCTCCAGTGATCGTGATGACCGCCTTCAGCTCCGTGGAGACGGCCGTTGAGGCGATGAAGGTGGGCGCGCAGGATTTTCTCCCGAAGCCGTTTTCGATGGATCATCTGATGACCGTGGTGGAGAAGGCGCTCGAGGTGCGTGCGCTGCGCGTCGAAAACCGAAGCCTGCGCGAGCAGTTGGGGGCGCGCTACGACGTCGGTAATATCGTGGCCAGCAGCGCCGCCATGCGCGAGGCGCTCGAAATGGTGCGCCGCGTGGCCCCGACGAAAGCCACCGTGCTGCTCGTGGGCGAATCCGGTGTCGGCAAGGATCTGATCGCGCGCGCGATTCACTATCACAGCCCCCGCCACGACAAGCAGTTCGTGAAGATCAACTGCACGGCGATCCCTGAGAACCTGATGGAGAGCGAACTGTTCGGCTACGAGAAAGGCGCGTTCACCGGAGCGAGTGCGTCCAAACCCGGCAAGTTCGAGCAGGCCGACGGCGGCACGATTTTCCTCGACGAAATCGGCGACGTGCCCGTGTCTCTGCAGGTGAAGCTGCTGCGCGTTCTGCAGGACCGCGAATTCGAGCGGCTGGGCAGCAACAAGACGCGCCAGGTGGACGTACGCGTGATCGCCGCCACCAACGCCGACCTGAAGAAAGCCCTCGCCGATGGATCGTTCCGCGAGGATCTCTACTACCGCTTGAATGTGATGCCGATTGCGATCAAACCACTGCGCGAACGCCGCGAAGACATTCCCGGGCTCGTCCGGCTGTTTCTCGATGCGGCCACGCAGGAGCACGGCCTGCAAGTGGATTCGTTGAGCGACGAGGCGATGAAGCTGCTCGTCTCGCACAACTGGCCCGGCAACGTGCGCCAGCTCCAGAACGTGATCGAACGAAGCGTGCTGCTCTGCGAAGGCGCGCGTCTGGAAGCGGCGGACATCCGGCTGGACAGCACGCTCGCCCCGAAGCCCCTCGATGGCGAGTTCTTCCCTCCGGCCGGTATGACGCTCGACGAGTTCGAGCAGGCGATCCTGCGCGAAGCGTTGCGTCGCGCCGGAGGCAATAAGAGCCAGGCGGCGCGGATGCTGGGGCTGACGCGCAACGCGTTGCGGTACCGGCTGACGCAGATGGGAATCGAGGCTTGA
- a CDS encoding amidohydrolase family protein has protein sequence MIDTNVYLERYPFRRLFGDEPAELLGTLRKNKIAQAWAGSFDALLHRDLAAVNARLAEECRRVSNGELLAMGSVNPAQPDWREDFRRCLVEHRMMGLRLHPDFHGYKLGDPPARELFAFAAERRMLLQIACTIEDDRTQHPALRVTPINLAPLAAIVRDTPELRIQLLNARSVKPDLVRELAATGRVYMDFAMIEGVHGPARLSKDIGSERIVFGSYFPFYYFEAAALKVKESALDAAVLTANAKRLLGERR, from the coding sequence ATGATCGACACCAACGTCTATCTGGAGCGCTACCCGTTTCGCCGCCTGTTTGGCGACGAGCCGGCGGAATTGCTCGGGACGCTACGCAAGAACAAGATCGCGCAGGCCTGGGCCGGTAGTTTCGACGCATTGCTCCACCGCGACCTCGCCGCCGTGAACGCGCGGCTCGCCGAGGAATGCCGCCGCGTGTCGAACGGCGAACTGCTAGCGATGGGATCCGTGAACCCGGCGCAGCCGGACTGGCGCGAAGATTTCCGCCGCTGCCTGGTGGAGCATCGCATGATGGGGCTGCGGCTGCATCCGGACTTCCACGGATACAAGCTTGGCGATCCTCCGGCGCGCGAGCTGTTCGCCTTCGCGGCCGAGCGCCGAATGTTGCTGCAGATCGCGTGCACCATCGAAGACGACCGGACGCAGCACCCCGCGCTCCGCGTCACGCCAATCAACCTCGCGCCGCTGGCCGCGATCGTACGCGACACGCCCGAACTTCGCATCCAGCTTCTCAACGCACGCTCCGTGAAGCCGGACCTGGTTCGCGAACTCGCCGCCACGGGGCGCGTCTACATGGACTTCGCGATGATCGAAGGGGTCCACGGACCGGCGCGGCTGAGCAAGGATATCGGTTCCGAGAGAATCGTCTTCGGTTCTTACTTCCCCTTCTACTACTTCGAAGCAGCGGCGCTGAAAGTGAAGGAGTCCGCTTTGGACGCGGCGGTGCTCACCGCCAATGCCAAGCGCCTGCTTGGAGAGCGCCGATGA
- a CDS encoding GDYXXLXY domain-containing protein, whose protein sequence is MNRRGLLLGALQLGGILAIAGRFWLDRSRLPRAWVKTAPFDPHTPLRGRYVRLRLDVTPDAPLPPGTGYVTLSARDGKLMISPSATPGHFVVHNAEGRILLSEPLAYFIPDDVPDPSRREPGEELWVEVSVPPRGAPRPVRLAVKRGETFTPLAMP, encoded by the coding sequence GTGAACCGCCGCGGACTCCTCCTCGGCGCGCTGCAGCTCGGTGGCATTCTCGCCATCGCCGGGCGTTTCTGGCTGGACCGGTCCCGGCTGCCGCGGGCCTGGGTGAAGACCGCCCCGTTCGATCCACACACACCGTTGCGCGGCCGCTACGTCCGGTTACGCCTCGACGTGACGCCAGACGCGCCGTTGCCTCCGGGGACCGGGTACGTGACGCTTTCGGCGCGAGACGGGAAGCTTATGATCTCGCCTTCGGCCACGCCCGGTCACTTCGTGGTCCACAACGCGGAAGGCCGCATCCTGCTGTCGGAGCCGTTGGCGTACTTCATCCCGGACGACGTGCCGGACCCGAGCCGCCGTGAACCCGGTGAAGAACTTTGGGTGGAAGTTTCCGTACCGCCGCGAGGCGCCCCGCGGCCGGTCCGGCTCGCGGTGAAGCGCGGCGAAACGTTCACGCCGCTTGCAATGCCCTAG
- a CDS encoding amidohydrolase family protein, with amino-acid sequence MTIWDLHCHPAGFGGRTPEESSAEAIRIADLMGVEKLCIYLGSLNDTNPGPAEMRAHNDFILRCVQHFAHRFYGFAYVNPNYVDASLEEIKRCLRDGPFVGIKLWVARRCSDPAIDPIIRAAADLKAVIFQHTWFKTGNTNLPGESTPADLARLAARFPETPIICGHTGGNWELGIRAIRPHSNVSAGIAGSDPTNGFVEMAVRELGAHRVIYGSDSGGRSMSSQLAKLLGARISDADRELAASGNLRRLVDRALAAKR; translated from the coding sequence ATGACCATCTGGGATCTCCATTGCCACCCGGCCGGCTTCGGCGGACGCACTCCCGAGGAATCCTCCGCCGAGGCGATCCGCATCGCGGACCTCATGGGCGTCGAGAAGCTGTGCATCTACCTGGGCTCACTCAACGACACCAACCCCGGCCCGGCCGAGATGCGCGCCCACAACGATTTCATCCTCCGCTGCGTCCAGCACTTCGCGCATCGCTTTTACGGCTTCGCCTACGTGAACCCCAACTACGTGGACGCAAGCCTCGAAGAAATCAAGCGCTGCCTTCGCGACGGCCCCTTCGTCGGCATCAAGCTGTGGGTGGCGCGCCGCTGCTCCGATCCGGCGATCGACCCGATCATCCGGGCCGCGGCGGATCTGAAAGCCGTCATCTTCCAGCACACCTGGTTCAAGACCGGCAACACCAATCTCCCCGGCGAATCGACGCCCGCGGATCTGGCGAGGCTGGCGGCGCGATTCCCAGAGACGCCGATCATCTGCGGGCATACTGGAGGCAACTGGGAGCTGGGCATTCGCGCCATCCGTCCGCACTCGAACGTGTCGGCGGGCATCGCCGGCTCGGACCCCACCAACGGCTTCGTCGAAATGGCCGTCCGCGAGTTGGGCGCGCACCGTGTGATCTACGGCAGCGATTCCGGCGGGCGCAGCATGTCGTCCCAGTTGGCGAAACTCCTAGGGGCGCGCATCTCGGACGCCGATCGCGAACTCGCCGCCTCCGGCAATCTCCGCCGCCTCGTCGATCGCGCGCTCGCCGCCAAACGCTAA
- a CDS encoding reverse transcriptase family protein translates to MWRIAIPLARLLLAGEQSPEAIELRAASMFGRDWRWLHSLARRYLEAFAGSTPRRRDVARFLLRDRPFAAAWRRHRDKLAVVQHIMQSQRMRPAAAADAWNVPPIETLADLADWLCLSPAELDWYADLEDRNRRHPMDQIRHYRYRVVAKRSGDPRLIEAPKSNMKAIQRRILADILNAIPSHPAAHGFVRGRSIQTFAAPHAGQPMVLRMDLREFFPSIAGARVQSLFRTAGYPEPVADALGGLCTATTPRAILRTLGAGPADRPHLPQGAPTSPAIANACAYRMDCRLTGLARAAGAVYTRYADDLAFSGGEEFARRVQRYAAHVAAIAAEEGFAVNHRKTRVLSQANRQCLAGIVVNAHPNIARGEYDRLKATLANCVLHGPHSQNREGHPAFREHLLGRVAFVESVNTARGARLRAAYERIVW, encoded by the coding sequence ATGTGGCGAATCGCGATTCCCTTGGCGCGGCTGCTGCTCGCCGGTGAGCAATCCCCGGAAGCCATCGAACTGCGCGCCGCCTCCATGTTTGGCCGGGACTGGCGCTGGCTCCACTCTTTGGCCCGCCGCTACCTCGAAGCTTTCGCCGGCAGTACACCGCGCCGGCGCGACGTCGCCCGGTTCCTCCTCCGGGACCGTCCCTTCGCCGCCGCCTGGCGCAGGCATCGCGACAAGCTCGCGGTCGTCCAGCACATCATGCAATCGCAGCGGATGCGGCCCGCGGCCGCTGCCGACGCCTGGAACGTTCCGCCCATTGAAACCCTCGCCGACCTCGCCGACTGGCTCTGCCTCAGCCCCGCCGAACTCGACTGGTATGCCGACCTCGAGGACCGGAATCGGCGCCACCCGATGGACCAGATCCGCCATTACCGGTATCGCGTCGTCGCCAAGCGCAGCGGCGACCCGCGGTTGATCGAGGCGCCGAAATCCAACATGAAAGCCATCCAGCGCCGCATCCTCGCCGATATCCTCAATGCCATTCCGTCCCATCCGGCGGCGCATGGTTTCGTGCGCGGCCGTTCGATCCAGACTTTCGCCGCGCCGCACGCGGGGCAACCCATGGTCCTTCGCATGGATCTGCGCGAGTTCTTCCCGTCCATCGCTGGAGCGCGCGTGCAAAGCCTCTTCCGTACAGCCGGGTATCCGGAGCCAGTGGCCGATGCGCTCGGCGGGTTGTGCACCGCGACCACGCCACGGGCTATTCTCCGCACTCTGGGCGCCGGCCCCGCGGACCGTCCCCACCTGCCGCAAGGCGCGCCGACTTCCCCCGCCATCGCCAACGCCTGCGCCTATCGCATGGACTGCCGGCTCACCGGACTCGCACGCGCCGCCGGCGCCGTCTATACGCGATACGCGGACGACCTCGCTTTTTCCGGCGGCGAGGAGTTCGCGCGCCGTGTACAGCGATACGCGGCCCACGTCGCCGCCATTGCCGCGGAAGAGGGCTTCGCGGTGAACCACCGCAAGACGCGCGTGCTCTCGCAAGCGAACCGGCAATGCCTGGCCGGAATCGTCGTGAACGCACACCCCAATATCGCCCGCGGCGAGTACGATCGCCTCAAAGCGACCCTCGCCAACTGCGTCCTACACGGCCCGCACTCGCAAAACCGCGAGGGGCATCCGGCGTTTCGCGAGCACCTGCTGGGGCGAGTGGCGTTTGTCGAATCGGTAAACACGGCCCGCGGCGCGCGGCTTCGCGCGGCGTACGAGCGGATCGTGTGGTGA